In Alosa alosa isolate M-15738 ecotype Scorff River chromosome 10, AALO_Geno_1.1, whole genome shotgun sequence, the genomic stretch AGGGCTCGCTGGTGTCACGTGAAGCAAGCGATAAAGAGAAGGTACGAGTTCTGTTGTCATCAAAAGGGAACTTATAAACTTCCCTAACATAGCATAATTACACTATCACACTAACCCTGACACAGCATAATTACACTATCACACTAACCCTGACACAGCATAATTACATTATAAACAGATGAATTGTGCTGTGCAATCAAAGAATCTTGGTCCAGTCCTGCATAATATTGTGTCTTGATTCCGTCTTACTGTACATAGGTGAAAGAGCTTCCCACATACAAAGATGTGGATTTCCGTAACAACATGCAGaaggtgtttgtgagtgaggaGCAGAAggaaaagatcatggagaagCTGAACAGAGATGTAGAGGTGAGGGGATGGTGACAGAATGGTGTGCAGCATGCAGGCATAAGCATACAGCTTCTTGTtagcttgcctgtgtgtgtgtgtgcgtgtgttggtgCGTGCGTCcatgagtgcgtgcgtgcgtgcacatgtgtttcAGTGAAttcattgaaatgtgtgtgtgagtgtgtgtttatatattaatttgcgtgtgtgtgtgtgtgtttatgtgtttgaatAAGTGTATTTACatattcatttgtgtgtgtgtgtgtgtgtgtgtgtgtgtgtgtgtgtgtgtgtgtgtgtgtgtgtgcagttcctGGTGCGGTTAAGGATTATGGACTATAGCCTGCTTCTGGGGATCCATGACGTGCGGCGGTATgagcgagaggaggaggaacaggAGTCCTCCTCCtttgaggagggagaggaggtgcaGAATGGGATTCCCCAGGCGACCCCTGGACAACCACACCCAGCCAGCGGCTCCTACGGCACCTCCCCTGAAGGCATTGCGGGGTACATGAACTCCTTTAAGCCCTTTGGCCCTGGGGAGTTTGACCCCTACGTAGACGTGTATGCCATTCAGAGTGATgttggtgagtgagtgacactTCATTTTTAACTAGTTATAACACAACAGAACAGATGGCTGGTAGCTCTAGTTGCAGATGTATATCCACGGTATTGGGATATCCTTAGGTAAGGGGGATCAATCCATTTTAAAAAAGAGATCAATTAAGGCACTCCAAAAACGGCGACAGCGAGGAAGGGATATGGATACATTTTAAAAGCCTTTATTGTAACCGGCTACTTCATTTTAAAAGCAAACATGTTTCGACCTAACGCAGCGGTCTGATGAAGAATTTATCCAAATTCCTTCCTCGCTGTCAGCGTTTTTGGAGTGCCTGGATTGATTTCTTTCTTCAGTTATAATACTAATACTACCGGTAATATAAATACtaattgtatgtatgtatgtatttatctatctatctatctgtctatctatctatctatctatctatctatcgaaaATGTTCAGGTGCTCCCCAGCGGGAGGTCTACTTCATGGGTCTGATTGATGTGCTGACGCAGTATGACACCAAGAAGAAAGCAGCGCATGCCGCAAAAACAGTCAAACATGGGGTAGGCATAGTGTTTAACTACTAACATCAACAGAGGTATGTCTGTAACTCCACACAGAAAATGTTCAACAGCATATCAGCAGTAAATACCCACTCAGCAACATGATCAGAGCTGGAATTATGTTCAGAAATAAATACCTACTTAGCAACATGATCAGAGCTGGAATTATGTTCAGAAATATGACATACAAATCATCACATATCACAGcgtatagcatagcatagcataattGTGGTAGGCAGATGGTATAGTATTGGATAGGATAGGATTGGATAGGATAGGCTAGCTAGCATATTAGGGCATGGTATAATAAATGGTATTAGAAATGTATGTGTGATTACATTATTTTTCCTCCATTGTATTTGCACCATTTTCACATTCAATAGGGCTTATTCGCAAACACCGCCGCGGCCATATTGTTGACATTCCAGTTCTATAGGCTATTCTATGTAATTGCTGTAGCGCGTAGATTTAAGCTGAGCagagcacagtagcctacaggctTCATCTCGTCAATATCAAGAGTAGATTAAATTAATTGTTGTGGACCCATATCTAATAGACTCAATATCATTAAGTAAAGATTTGTCATTATTGTCTGCTGTAACTTACCCCGATATTTATAGCATAACTGTCTTGTTCATACATCGGCACACGTGGCAGCTGAATGCGTTCGAGTCGCACAACATCGTTTAAACATGCATGATCGCAGAGAATAAAGCTGCATCTCATTGGACTGAAATTGTATCTTGCGTTTGCCTGTTGCTCACAACCTACAGCCAAGGACTTTGCTAAAGTAGTTTAAAGTGGGTTAGCCAGTGATTGTTCTAGTCTGATATCTATGCAACTGTATGGTCTGGATACAGAAAAGGctaacatttccaaaatccaaGTGAACAAAACACTATACAAATCAGAATTATCTACTGATATCTTTCTCCACTGAGTTTGTTCCTATTTGCCATTTGCCGGGCTTACACTGCATGCATAGCCTAAGACGAGCTGAGAATGgcacattatgctatttcaaactatggaaaaaggtaacgataaagcacatggatttgtttacaagctagcaaaacggttagcataagttcggcagacaatgtggatgttacaaggtaagaaacacgatttaaaatgagtttcttgtttctcactagCTAGCTCTAGGCCtactctttccgggacggtagtctcaatgttgcaaggttgttTTTTTCCGCctgctaggggcagcgggaaaagtcaccattttcactggaacaggtcatttaaccatccaaatgatttctaaacgggtttattacgttgaaatggttgccaagttcccctttaaagatTGGCGTCTATCGTGCTCTCTCCCACTGATCACTCTAAAGTTGCTCgggcaagcaaaacgatgctttAAAAACATCTTTCCGTTTGAAGGGCATggtagcaacaggacaacagtacaGAGACGGACAAGTCCggggctaatgttatgagagtaataaaatatgggatattttacgggaaaatgttaaaacagcaagacagctggaaaaaagttgacaggtaggcctatgttagtGACAGTGGGTGACTCTAGGGCTCTTTGCTGTTGTTAGAACGGCCTGTATTGCTGTTATTAAAACGGCCTGCAGCCTATTgcacaacataggcctaccatcacgttacattttgtacaaataattaaatagcctacagcGATAATGCTGGCGCTGTCGCGCTTGTCAATTGACAGCTGCATTGAATAGACCTACCTATGCATTTTCTACATCAACAAAATGGCCGCTGCGAACGTTATTACCTGATTATTACGTAGATCGAATATGCCTAATTAGTTAATATGTTCTTCTGCTGTTCTGTGTTATACTGTGCTTTATCTGACCTATACAAGACCCATGactttacagtagcctaactggGGCATGTTTTGGTCTTTGATTGTTTTAGTTAGTTACAAGTCCATATGTATCTTGTCACGTCTAGGCTGGGGCAGAGATCTCCACAGTCCACCCTGAACAGTATGCCAAACGCTTCCGGGAATTCATCGCCAACATTTTCGCCTGAGTGCTATTGTTGCACACTCCAGTTTGCCTACAACAACCACTCTATTTATTGACTGAAAATGACTGCATTACATAACATGTGATTCATCCACTGTATTGTCATATTCCATTGAACACTTTGCATGAAGTGCAATTGATGTTTTAAACTTTAATGTAATTCTAATGATGTTTATAGTTGTTAAAGACTACATTCTAAAGCTACACCTGTCCTGTAATATGATGTATGTTTAAGACATAAGACACATGTTTAAGGGTTAGAGTAAGGTGACGGTTATGTCAAGGGCTCGAGCAGGAGCTAGTGTGAAGCTGGAATAAGATTCAGGTGATGCCTGTGCCTTAAAGTGTGGTTATGAGTGTCATGTCTTTATGAGATGTATTTATAATGTATAGAGGAATGTTTGAAGATGTCTGAAATTGAATATCAAAATAAAACCATATCCTTGTCTTAGATTTTGAATGTCTCTAAGTAATATCTCAGTTTGCTTGCAGAAATGCATTAATCCAATACTCCGGTGTTAGAAATCCAAAAGTAAGGCTGAACGCTGAAgcttatggttatggttatataGCTATACATACTTAGTGCTGTTGTTTCTGGTTTGTTGTAATTTAACTAGGCCTAATATATAGTGGTTTACAACATCTTATTTGCTATTGGCTATTGGGATCGCTTTTGCTTTTTGGTAGTTGGAAAGTGTCAAATCATTTCCTTTTTGCCTGGTCTTCACAGTCTTCCCCAAAGACCCCTCACATCCTGAGCCACATCCTACCAGTGAGCTTCCCTGGTCAGCCAATCTGACTCCTAAGCCCTGAGTGCAACCGCTCTGCTTCTCTCATCTTTGCCACATTTGACAGAGAAGCCTGAGAGGACGCAAACAACGCTTCATGGAACAGCCAACTTAGAATTATCGTCAAGGACATTTTCTATGACAACAAGTGAATAATATCATCAAAATACATACATAGGGCACAAAGAAGAATCCTCAGAAACTTAAAAAAGGGGTAGATTCTATGAGTATAAATACCCATAGAATTGGCCAGTAGATCATTAGTAGATCTCTGAACTCTACATATTCTTCTTCACAGAGAAAGCACAGTGTTACAAGCTGGTGAGTAAGAGTGATAAGGATAATATTGCTAATGATAATGAGAATATTGTGTTACACTTTATAGTAAAactatggtaacactttatagtGGCATGACCTTATGCTATATGGCTATATAGGTACAGTGCACCTAAATAGCCTAGTGTATGAATTGGATAGCAGTACACTAATATATTTGTGCTGATATGCAAATGTAGGATCGGGTTTAATAATGTGCTATTACTCACTGAAAAATACTACAGTATTTGTAATGGTAGAATAATAATAGAATAATATAATGAGGGCTCTTTAATATAGTGTGACCAATAATGTTTTCTTACTTTATAATTGAACATATCTAATGTAGATGCTTATAGATGCCGTTGTAGATGTTTGTGCTGAAAGGACCAATTTCATTGATTGGTTTAGCCACATGTTGGCTACCGAATGACTGTATTTGACTATTTGCTTATTTAATTTGAGAGAAAAAATAAGCTCCAAGGCACTCTTCTTTtgcaaaaatataaacataaaaattatttaatatttaatttgaAGTTTGAGTTGGCAAATGTATTAAGTATATCTAATTTGTCTTTCAAACCAGACAATGTTTGACAGCAATGAAACTATTTGGGACGTCTTCTTCCACTGCTCCGTGGAGCTGGACTACAAGTCCAGGCACATTGTCCTCTTCTTCGTCTACCTCATCGCCTTCATGGTGGGCCTGGCAGCCAACAGCGTGGTGGTGTGGGTCAACTGGCAGAGGCGGCACTCGCGCAGCACCGACGTCTTCTGCACGCTCAACATCTGCATCTCGCACCTGATGGTGATGACGGTCATGCCCATCTTCCTGCTGGAGGTCATGATGGATTACGTGTGGATGTGGGGCCAGTTCCTCTGCCGCTTCACCACCTTCATCTATGAGTTCAACTACTACAGCACCTCCTTCTTCCTGGCGTACATGTCAGTGGAGCGCTACCTGGCGCTCACCCGAGCCAGCGTTGCCACAGCAACGCCTCCGAGACCCTGGGGCCCAGCGGAGAAGCGGCGTCGGGTGCTCATCTGCGCCGGGTTCTGGACCTTCGCCTTGCTGCTGACGCCGCTGCTAGTGTCCAACGTCCAGCTGGTAGAGTACCACTCGCCCGGCTGCTACCTCGCGCCGGAGAAGGACTACGTCACCTGGGTGGTGGTCATCACCATGACCTCCATGATCTTCCAGTTTCTGATCCCTGGGGCTATCATCATCACCTGCAACTGGCTTACTGTGCAGGCCCTGAAGAAGTCGCCGGAGCTTCAGGCATCCTACAACGTGGACACAAAGATGTTTCACTTCTACTCAGCAGCATTCGTTGTGTGCTGGCTACCATATCATCTCGTCAATCTTTTAATAATGGTGGACGACCTTAACCCACTTATACTAAACTGTGACACCACAAACTTGGTATACTTCTCCCTCAACGTGCTGTTTTCCTTCACCCACCTCCACTACATCGCCAACCCGGTCCTCTACAACTTCCTGAGCCCCAGCTTCCGCAGAAGCCTCCTGAGAGCGGTGGCCCGCTACGTGAGAAAGGAGGCGATGGCAATCCCTGTGGAGGACGGTGTAGAGGCCGAAGGAAAAAACAAGCCCAAAAACACTAGCCTGAGAAAGATGAGCAATGCCAGCACCAGTCAGTCAGACATAGACTCTTAAAGTTATAACACAAATCTAATAGGAAGAAGGTGAATAACCAAGGAgttgaaagaaaataaaaatagtcCTTGAACAAAAAGACAAGTAGGTCTACTAGTAAGAACATGTAATGTGGGACTGAGATAAACTCAATCTATTCAGTCTTCATTATCCACCAATTAAAGATGTTAACATGTTTCCACGGTTGAATGCTATTGTGATAGCAATCAGTGTGTCTTCTATCTGTTACCTGACCTATTTCAGTGTACTATTTTGTTATGGTTGTAAGATGCTGCGAAATCAAACAGATAGGTAACACTACCTTCTGTTTGCTACTAGCTGAATACACTATCTTAATGGTCGGTTATAATCTGACCTTTTATCTGTAATGATATAactttattttcacatttgtttGAAATACATTGCCCTGTCCTTTTGCCTTTCACtctatacattaaaacaaaacaatttggAAAAATTGTTTTCTTGGacgtcttttgggcccccactgtcgacttcaaggcttgaagtcgacggtgggggcccaaaaCACCATTAAGCGTGGACAACGCTGACCTAGTCTTAATATAACTTTTCTTCTTTTAATTTTCTAATTCTCTCAGTTCCATGCAGTCTTAAATGCAAGTGTaatgttatatataataccaCTTGAGCACTGTAATATATGCAACAAAGTACTCCAACACATAGCACATGAAATCTGAATGGAAACCAAATAAGATATGTCATTTAAAAGTCAAGTAGTAGTCCTGCCATTTAGGACATGGCCACACAAGAGGCCCTGTTTGGAGTCTTGTGCCCCAACAGAGTGGGAATGCTTCCAGGAAGTAACTGTTTCCTGCTCTTTAGCTGTGTCAGCTTTAATATCCTCACAACTGTGTGACAGTTTGTGATGAAGCGTGCactttcttttctgtttctgttgaagttgataaaaaaaaaaaaaatgtgtgtgtgtgcatgtgctgtaCCTCATGAGTCACTTTGGATACAACCATCTGCCAAATGAGTATAACTGTAAATGTAATTAAACTCCTTCACTTCTACAGTGTCACCAGTATGAAAGCTAGCAAAAATATTATGGTGTGTAGCTGGTCTGTACAGTGAGGACCACCTTTCATATAAGCATTTATTTTGCCTTTTAAAGTCATATTTCGGGGTTGTATTTCAGTGTAATATTTCACTGAGAGATGCATTAGAGGTTAAGGAATGTATTTGTGGTCAAATTAGAAAAATTCTATTTTAGGATTTATTTTTATCCTCTCTCCTTTCAAATCGCTCATTTTGTCATGCACGCCCCATACGTGGATCACACTATTCACAGTCAACCTAAAAAAAGATTTAAATGAACATAACTCATTTGTTTCTGAAGAATTTACTCCCTTGATCCTAAAGCTTTAACATATTCAAATATACATAGTTGTCAGGGTATACATTTGCCAGTATTGGCTGCACTAACCTACTGATTCAGTGTTTTACATGGGTTGTGTCTTGTGGTAGGTAGATGCAGTTAAATATGGGTATGCTGGTTAATGGAGTATGGTCAGAGTAACCATGGACAAGTCCATTGAAAAAGAGACTTAACAGACCTACTTAACTTTTTACATCCCACCATTTAAGATTTCTTGCCCAACTCGGTTGTTCATCTTCCTTTTGATAGCACAGTCATATGTTATTGTCCATTATTCAATTATGAGAAATTCATGATATGTTTGCAAAAATGCTTCATAGTTTTATGTACGGTGAACTTAATTGAATTTTGCCTTAATTGCTGTAGTGTAAGCCACTTGAAATTCTTGAGTTACTAATAACCAAATATTTGTAAGGTCATTTTTAAGGTAATTAGTTTCCTCCAATATTGAGTTAGTTTGACTGTTTAGGTTTACGATATTCTGTGCCCTGTGCAACAGTGAATGTCTTTCAGAAATAAATGTCCAGACTACTGAGGGCTGTTTAACTAACAGAAAATAGTACTTTTCTTTGAGAATTGCCACGTTATTGCATTCAGTTTTAGCTTCATTGCAATACAAGTGTTCTATTTCTGATTTCTGTTTGAAAGgtttattgtaaaaaaaaatattttgaaagagTTCATGGTGACATATGATACACAGACAACAGAAACGCAGACAGGTGGACAGACAAACAGGACAGGCTGATCACCAACATGCAAGTTAAAACAACTACCAAACATtttataaaaaatttatttatgTTCATGAGTTGTGTTTTGATCTGTTTGTATTACTTTGCTTTGTACTGTTttcacatttaaaaaatgagGGCAAAATAACTTCATTAAATATTTCCTCGTGAAAATGGATCTGGAAGAGAGACAGCAGAATGCTCATGGCTCATGTACAGGCATAGAAAATGATGAGAAGCTCACGTTGATAACAGACATCGCTTTCAAGGCGTAAAGGTGAGGCTGGGGGTCATGGCCCTCACAGCTCCTTATGACCTCTGGACCTGCTTTCCTGCTAGAAGTGAACTGCATTTGGTGGctttgtgtattttatatttcaCTTATTTATTCCAGTAAATGTATCCAGAAGAAAGACCTTCATTGATTAAACTGCAGGCTTACCTTGCAGTGCAATTTCAGTTATACTGATCACATTATTGTTCTGACAGTGCACAAATTGGGCTGGTTATTAATGGTTTTTAAATGACCATGAATGTTTTTTATGTACCAACCTTCTGAACAACCTATTGTCAATAACAGGATAAATTGATAGTAGTTATTTCTAATGACCATTTTTTAGATTTCAATTATTATGCCCAGAATAGTCAAAACAACCATATGTTTAGAAATCTCACAATAACAGGATAAACTGATAGTAGTTGTCCCCAATAACCTTAACTATTCCCTCAATAACTGTGGATATTTTGTGAGAAcacaaaataaaacctctccATATTGCAGGTGCAGTCGCTGATTAAACAGTGACAAACATCCATTACTAGTTATTTTAGTGCCCCAGCACAAACTTCATTACACTTGTATTCATCAGAAACTACAAACACAAAGTAGCTTACATTCACAATGGTCCCCGGATTTGTGACACAGACATAGGAACCCGTTCAAATAGGGGGATTCAGAGATACATTCAATCACTCAAaggcatgtctctctctctctctctctctctctctctctctctgcatcatcGTCATGAAGAGCTTGGCAGTGTGACTGACTGATAATTACAACACAGGTTGCTAAGATACATCCCAGAAATTCCATGTGGTCCCTCATGAGTAACAGCGTATCCCAACGCTTgacttcattctttttttttttttgttattttgaaagaaaaaggaaaataagtAAAACTCATAACCTGATGCAAACTCCTAAACAGTTAGTAGTAATCTCTGTATATGCCTAGACAGGAAATCAAGTTGTACAAATTCTAATAGATACAGTCACAGTTTTTAAACATGGGAACACTATTCGTCATCGGTGATATAATGAAGTcaaacaatcttttttttttcttcatagcATTTTGAATATCCTGTACAATTATTTGTCTGCTCTTTTTGAAGTAAAAATtccatacatttattttttttttgttgtccaTAGCAGACTATTTCTATGACAGTAACATCGTATGAATATAATAACACAACTCAGCAGTTTTTCCCGCTTTGATTGACAGCAGATGGACATTCCATTTGTTAGGATTTCGGTGAAAGGGCTTACAGTCTTACTATTGTCCCCATTGGTGTCTAATAGAATTCATTCAATTTCAGCATTTGAATGCTTTCATTACATTCACAGTTAGTAAAGCTgtcttttttcattcttttagtATGACTTCCATTTTTTTCACATAAAAATAGTTAGCTCATCAGAACAATTTTCATGACGCATCATCTCCTTTTCATCCTGAAGACTCAGCAGAGAAGTTATCAGTGACCTTGCCCCATTTTGGTGACCTTGGAAAACACAACCCGTGCTCCCTCTCCTCAGTGATGTCCAGTACCAGAGGTGAGGTGACTGGATGCCGGAACAGATGTCCATCCTGTATGTGTCCTCCGTtccgttttttttattattattaaaggttCCCTTTTGTCCGACTGGCTTGTTCTCCAATGCTGTGGTAACTGGTGGTCATTCGAGCACTGGCTTTGGAAGCAGGCCAGAGTCCACAGGCAGCGGGCAGTGGCCCTTGGCCCGATATGCttgctcctgctctctctggCAATGCAAAGTCATTAAAATACACCACACACTGTGAGTGTcagtgtcgcgtgtgtgtgtgtgtgtgtgtgcgtgtgtgcttgtgtgtggggggggaggagTTATGGGATTCGTTGGAGAACTGAAGAGGTGAAGCTGCACTCCTTCCTGCTGTCCCAAGGTGTagaattcatgtttttgtgcacgtacacacagacacaaacgcacaaacacacacacatacacacgcacacacacatactgtacacgcacacacacatactgtacacgcacacaacatGTCGCCTTATGCTGAGGAGCTCATAAACAGGTTGTCTGTTGCCTGTCCACTACAgtatgtacgcacacacacatactgtacacgcacacaacatGTCGCCTTATGCTGAGGAGCTCATAAACAGGTTGTCTGTTGCCTTTCcactacagt encodes the following:
- the LOC125301776 gene encoding G-protein coupled receptor 182-like, encoding MFDSNETIWDVFFHCSVELDYKSRHIVLFFVYLIAFMVGLAANSVVVWVNWQRRHSRSTDVFCTLNICISHLMVMTVMPIFLLEVMMDYVWMWGQFLCRFTTFIYEFNYYSTSFFLAYMSVERYLALTRASVATATPPRPWGPAEKRRRVLICAGFWTFALLLTPLLVSNVQLVEYHSPGCYLAPEKDYVTWVVVITMTSMIFQFLIPGAIIITCNWLTVQALKKSPELQASYNVDTKMFHFYSAAFVVCWLPYHLVNLLIMVDDLNPLILNCDTTNLVYFSLNVLFSFTHLHYIANPVLYNFLSPSFRRSLLRAVARYVRKEAMAIPVEDGVEAEGKNKPKNTSLRKMSNASTSQSDIDS